In Candidatus Poribacteria bacterium, the sequence GGGGATTCAGTCCTGCTTTAGCGGATTGCAGATACAGGGCACCGCTACCTCCCCACCTAGCATAGTCAAGGCGTTAATTATCTGAACAGTAGGGGCGAGGTCACCTCGCCCCTACGGCAAACTACGTCAAAACTGGCGGAGAGAGTGGGATTCGAACCCACGGTACTGCAAAACAGCACACATGATTTCCAGTCATGCCAGTTCAACCAACTCCTGCATCTCTCCGTAAAATTTTCAGAGGCATCTCATCAAGCCGTACGCGATATGAGATGGGAAATCTGGTTTAAAAACAAATTTCGACCTAATTCCAGATTAACGTTTCATATGGAGCAGACGGGATTTGAACCCGTGACCTCATCCGTGCGAGGGATGCACTCTCCCAACTGAGCTACTGCCCCACAAGGGAAAAAATAAACATTTTGCGACAGTTATTTCTGACCTGCCATTAAGCAAAAAACGGAGAGAGTGGGATTCGAACCCACGGTGACTTGCGCCACAACAGTTTTCGAGACTGTCCAGTTCAACCACTCCTGCATCTCTCCTTATTGGTTATCAGTTTTCGGTTATCGGCTATCGGTAACTCACTTGTAGCGGTAAAGATGTTCTCACCTGCCACACTATACTTAAGCACCAACTGCTATTAATTCCTATTTCTGTCTGCGTTCGCGAAAAAAGGACTTCAGAAGGGCACTACTCTCTTCTGCTAATATCCCGCTCACCAGCTCAACCCGATGATTCAGACGTTCATCTTGAAGGATATTATAGAGCGTTCCAGCTGCCCCTGATTTCGGGTCTGTTGCTGCGTAAACAACTCTTGGAACGCGTGCTAACACGATCGCTCCAGCACACATTGGACAGGGTTCTAATGTCACATATAGAGTTGTATCAACAAATCGCCAGTTACCAATTTTTTCGGATGCGGCTTGTAGGACAAGCATTTCTGCGTGGGCGATAGGACTGCCGCGTGCTTCGC encodes:
- a CDS encoding nucleoside deaminase, translated to MHQALKLARRAGEKGEVPVGALLMRGDVLIAEAHNLREARGSPIAHAEMLVLQAASEKIGNWRFVDTTLYVTLEPCPMCAGAIVLARVPRVVYAATDPKSGAAGTLYNILQDERLNHRVELVSGILAEESSALLKSFFRERRQK